One Deinococcus reticulitermitis DNA segment encodes these proteins:
- the argH gene encoding argininosuccinate lyase, which translates to MTQSQQESKLWGGRFAEATDGLVELFNASVSFDQRLAEQDIRGSLAHVAMLGKQGILQADEVKRISDGLRGVLAEIRAGTFEWRLDREDVHMNVEAALRDRIGPVAGKLHTARSRNDQVAVDFRLFTKEAALDLADQTRDLRRVMLAEAEKHLQDEVIVPGYTHLQVAQPILLSHWFMAYVAMLERDEGRLRDAAARMDESPLGSSALAGTPWPIDRHATAAALGFARPTANSLDGVGSRDFALEFLSAGAILGAHLSRLSEELILYSTFEFGFLTLPDSHTTGSSIMPQKKNPDVAELARGKAGRLFGNLMGLLTVVKGTPLAYNKDLQEDKEGVFDSYDTLSIVLRLYAEMLPKTVWHADVTKAAAARGYSTATDLADFLARGGVPFREAHEVVGGLVGLASRSGRQLWELEDGELRAAHPLLSADVARSLTVEESVKSRQSFGGTAPGRVREAVNAAKAALS; encoded by the coding sequence ATGACTCAATCTCAACAGGAATCCAAACTCTGGGGCGGGCGCTTCGCCGAAGCCACCGACGGCCTTGTCGAACTGTTCAACGCCTCGGTGTCCTTCGACCAGCGCCTCGCCGAGCAGGACATTCGCGGCAGCCTGGCGCACGTGGCGATGCTCGGAAAGCAGGGCATCTTGCAAGCCGACGAGGTCAAGCGCATCTCTGACGGCCTGCGCGGCGTGCTCGCCGAGATTCGCGCCGGAACCTTCGAGTGGCGGCTCGACCGCGAGGACGTTCACATGAACGTGGAAGCCGCCCTGCGCGACCGCATCGGGCCGGTGGCGGGCAAGCTGCACACGGCCCGCTCGCGCAATGACCAGGTGGCCGTCGATTTCCGCCTGTTCACGAAGGAAGCCGCGCTCGACCTCGCCGACCAGACCCGTGACCTGCGCCGGGTGATGCTCGCCGAGGCCGAAAAGCATTTGCAGGACGAGGTGATTGTGCCCGGCTACACGCACCTGCAAGTCGCGCAGCCCATCCTGCTCTCTCACTGGTTCATGGCCTACGTGGCGATGCTGGAGCGCGACGAGGGCCGCCTGCGCGACGCCGCCGCGCGGATGGACGAGTCGCCGCTGGGCTCCTCCGCGCTCGCCGGAACGCCCTGGCCCATCGACCGGCACGCGACCGCCGCAGCTCTGGGCTTCGCGCGGCCCACCGCCAACTCGCTCGACGGGGTGGGGAGCCGGGATTTCGCGCTGGAGTTCCTGTCGGCGGGCGCGATTCTGGGCGCTCACCTCTCGCGCCTCTCGGAAGAACTGATTTTGTACTCGACTTTCGAGTTCGGCTTTCTGACGCTGCCCGACTCGCACACCACCGGCTCCAGCATCATGCCGCAGAAGAAAAACCCCGACGTGGCCGAGCTGGCACGCGGCAAGGCGGGACGGCTGTTCGGGAACCTGATGGGTCTGCTGACCGTGGTCAAGGGCACGCCGCTCGCCTACAACAAGGACCTCCAGGAGGACAAGGAGGGCGTGTTCGACAGCTACGACACCCTGTCCATCGTGCTGCGCCTCTACGCCGAGATGCTGCCCAAGACCGTCTGGCACGCGGACGTGACGAAGGCGGCGGCGGCGCGGGGGTACTCGACCGCCACCGACCTGGCAGATTTCCTGGCCCGTGGGGGCGTCCCCTTCCGCGAGGCGCATGAAGTCGTGGGCGGCCTCGTCGGGCTGGCCTCGCGCTCGGGCCGCCAACTGTGGGAGCTGGAGGACGGCGAATTGCGGGCGGCCCATCCCCTCCTGAGCGCAGACGTGGCCCGCTCGCTGACCGTCGAGGAGAGCGTGAAATCGCGTCAGAGCTTCGGCGGCACGGCGCCGGGGCGGGTCCGCGAGGCCGTAAACGCGGCGAAGGCGGCTCTCTCATGA
- a CDS encoding GNAT family N-acetyltransferase: MTLPSGHVLRLAGPANALAFHGVMMAAGMDPRSSWSRTRPEDVAWSLGQGGGFLAWEGERAVGCVGWRPDGPETLTLNKLATLPDMRGQGIGTALVRAVEEVAAQDGYLRVLLAVSQYNLEAVPFYERLGYRVDAGATYAHANPASPPPLVLVKAVGA, encoded by the coding sequence ATGACGCTGCCCTCCGGCCACGTCCTGCGCTTGGCGGGTCCCGCCAACGCCCTCGCCTTTCACGGGGTGATGATGGCCGCCGGGATGGACCCGCGCTCGAGCTGGAGCCGCACCCGCCCGGAAGACGTGGCCTGGAGTCTGGGCCAGGGCGGCGGCTTCCTCGCCTGGGAGGGGGAGCGGGCGGTGGGCTGCGTCGGCTGGCGTCCGGATGGGCCGGAGACCTTGACCCTCAATAAGCTGGCGACCCTCCCGGACATGCGCGGACAGGGGATCGGCACCGCGCTGGTGCGGGCAGTGGAGGAGGTGGCCGCGCAGGATGGATACCTCCGCGTGCTGCTCGCCGTCAGTCAGTACAACCTCGAAGCTGTCCCCTTTTACGAACGCCTGGGCTACCGGGTGGACGCGGGGGCCACCTACGCCCACGCGAATCCGGCGAGTCCGCCGCCGCTGGTGCTGGTGAAGGCGGTTGGGGCGTGA
- a CDS encoding argininosuccinate synthase, with amino-acid sequence MSEPASKPKIVLAYSGGLDTSIILKWLQAERNYDVVCFTADLGQGDEVEEARVKALNTGAVAAYALDLREEFVRDYVFPMMRSSALYEGYYLLGTSIARPLIAKKMVEIAQKEGAVAVSHGATGKGNDQVRFEMTAYALKPDIVTVAPWRDWDFQGRADLEAFAREHGIPVPTTQKDPWSMDANLLHISFEGGILEDPWAEPPAHMFKLTVSPEDAPDAPEYVEVEFEHGDPVAINGEQLSPAALLAKANELGGKHGVGRIDLVENRFVGMKSRGVYETPGGTLLYHARRAVESLTLDREVLHQRDALGPKYAELVYNGFWFAPEREALQVYIDHVAQSVTGTARLKLYKGNCTVVGRKAERSLYDKDLVSFEAGGDYHQHDAGAFIKLNALRMRVQARVEAKVGQKEPQEAETV; translated from the coding sequence ATGAGCGAACCAGCGAGCAAGCCGAAAATCGTCCTCGCCTACTCGGGCGGGCTGGACACCTCCATCATCCTGAAGTGGCTGCAGGCCGAGCGCAACTACGACGTGGTGTGCTTCACCGCCGATCTCGGTCAGGGCGACGAGGTGGAAGAAGCCCGCGTGAAGGCGCTGAACACCGGCGCGGTGGCCGCCTACGCCCTCGACCTGAGAGAGGAGTTCGTGCGCGACTACGTGTTTCCGATGATGCGCTCGTCGGCGCTGTACGAGGGCTACTACCTGCTGGGGACGTCCATCGCGCGGCCCCTGATCGCGAAGAAGATGGTGGAAATCGCGCAGAAGGAGGGCGCCGTCGCCGTCTCGCACGGGGCGACCGGCAAGGGCAACGACCAGGTGCGCTTCGAGATGACGGCTTATGCGCTGAAGCCCGACATCGTGACCGTCGCCCCCTGGCGCGACTGGGACTTCCAGGGCCGCGCCGACCTCGAAGCCTTCGCGCGCGAGCACGGCATCCCGGTGCCGACCACCCAGAAAGACCCCTGGAGCATGGACGCCAACCTGCTGCACATCTCCTTCGAGGGTGGCATCCTCGAAGACCCCTGGGCCGAGCCGCCCGCGCACATGTTCAAGCTGACCGTCAGCCCGGAGGACGCGCCGGACGCGCCCGAGTACGTGGAAGTCGAGTTCGAGCACGGCGATCCGGTGGCCATCAACGGTGAACAGCTCAGCCCCGCCGCGCTGCTGGCGAAGGCGAACGAGCTCGGCGGGAAGCACGGGGTGGGCCGGATCGACCTCGTGGAAAACCGCTTTGTCGGCATGAAGTCGCGCGGTGTGTACGAGACGCCCGGCGGCACGCTGCTCTACCACGCCCGCCGCGCCGTCGAGAGCCTGACCCTGGACCGCGAGGTGCTGCACCAGCGCGACGCCCTGGGGCCGAAGTACGCCGAACTCGTCTACAACGGCTTCTGGTTCGCCCCCGAGCGCGAGGCCTTGCAGGTCTACATCGACCACGTGGCGCAGAGCGTGACCGGCACGGCCCGCCTGAAGCTCTACAAGGGCAACTGCACCGTGGTGGGTCGCAAGGCCGAACGCAGCCTGTACGACAAGGACCTCGTGTCCTTCGAGGCGGGCGGCGACTACCACCAGCACGACGCGGGGGCCTTTATCAAGCTGAACGCCCTGCGGATGCGGGTGCAGGCGCGGGTGGAGGCGAAGGTGGGGCAGAAAGAGCCGCAGGAAGCCGAGACGGTCTGA
- a CDS encoding pyridoxal phosphate-dependent aminotransferase, translated as MPELLPRARQAHESVFSRMSRLAAQHGAVNLGQGFPAGAPPTFLLDAARRAVGTVDQYTPPAGLPALRDALGADLGVDGADVIVTAGATEALAALALSLYGLGEGGVPDEVLLIEPVFDVYLPQARLAGARPVTVPMTLGPGGWSLDLAALRAAVTPRTRAILLNSPFNPTGTVFSRAELLDIVEIARAHDLWLISDEVYDELYFGERPAALRTLAPERTFTVGSAGKRLEATGWRVGWVACPPGVAAGLTGMRQFMSFCSAAPLQAAVAGALPLARASGFYEELRSEYAGRRDLLAQGLRSLGATVYEPQGTYFLTAQRPGWQAEALVQAAGVALIPGEAFYADHPCPPGLLRAAFCKSREDIERALERLGRVEQTRPA; from the coding sequence ATGCCCGAGCTGCTGCCCCGCGCCCGTCAGGCGCACGAGAGTGTCTTTTCCCGCATGAGCCGCCTCGCCGCGCAGCACGGCGCCGTCAATCTCGGCCAGGGCTTTCCGGCGGGGGCGCCTCCGACTTTCCTGCTGGACGCGGCGCGGCGGGCGGTGGGAACGGTCGACCAGTACACGCCGCCGGCGGGGTTGCCGGCCCTGCGCGACGCCCTCGGGGCCGATCTCGGCGTGGACGGCGCCGACGTGATCGTGACGGCGGGTGCCACCGAGGCGCTGGCGGCGCTCGCCCTCTCGCTCTACGGTCTCGGGGAAGGCGGCGTGCCCGACGAGGTGCTGCTGATCGAGCCGGTCTTCGACGTGTACCTTCCGCAGGCGCGGCTTGCGGGGGCCAGACCCGTCACCGTGCCGATGACGCTGGGGCCAGGGGGCTGGTCCCTCGATCTCGCGGCCCTGCGCGCGGCGGTCACGCCCCGGACCCGGGCCATCCTCCTCAATTCCCCTTTCAACCCCACCGGGACGGTGTTTTCGCGCGCGGAACTCCTCGACATCGTGGAGATCGCCCGCGCGCACGACCTGTGGCTGATCTCGGACGAGGTGTACGACGAACTGTATTTCGGGGAGCGGCCAGCGGCGCTGCGGACCCTCGCCCCCGAGCGCACCTTCACGGTGGGCAGCGCGGGCAAGCGGCTCGAAGCGACCGGCTGGCGCGTCGGGTGGGTGGCCTGCCCGCCGGGCGTGGCCGCCGGACTGACCGGGATGCGGCAGTTCATGTCGTTTTGCTCGGCGGCCCCGCTGCAAGCCGCCGTCGCGGGGGCGCTGCCGCTGGCCCGGGCGAGCGGCTTTTACGAGGAGCTGCGCTCGGAGTACGCCGGACGCCGTGACCTGCTCGCGCAGGGGCTGCGCTCCCTAGGCGCCACCGTCTACGAGCCGCAGGGCACCTATTTTCTGACCGCCCAGCGTCCCGGCTGGCAGGCCGAGGCGCTCGTGCAGGCGGCGGGCGTCGCGCTGATTCCCGGCGAAGCCTTCTACGCAGATCATCCCTGCCCGCCGGGGCTGCTGCGCGCCGCGTTCTGCAAGTCGCGTGAGGACATCGAGCGGGCGCTGGAACGCCTGGGGCGCGTGGAACAGACGCGGCCAGCGTAG
- a CDS encoding LysE/ArgO family amino acid transporter → MPPLLSGLTLGLSLIVAIGPQNAFVLRQGLTRRYGLLAALVCSLADTLLMVVGVLGVGALLARSPALATLGTLAGAAFLGWYGWRSFQSARKPGTLQAGGQGAQTPGAVLATAAAFSFLNPHALLDTVVLIGGASAGLENTGRVAFLLGTILASWTWFFSLALLAGRLAPLMRSARAWQVLDVLVGLMMWGIAAGLLLGLRG, encoded by the coding sequence ATGCCTCCCCTGCTGAGCGGCCTGACCCTCGGCCTCTCGCTGATCGTCGCCATCGGGCCGCAAAACGCCTTCGTGCTGCGCCAGGGGTTGACGCGGCGGTATGGGCTGCTCGCGGCGCTGGTCTGCTCGCTGGCCGACACCCTCCTGATGGTCGTCGGGGTGCTGGGGGTGGGGGCGCTCCTCGCGCGGTCCCCGGCGCTGGCGACTCTGGGGACGCTGGCGGGCGCGGCCTTTCTGGGGTGGTACGGGTGGCGCTCCTTCCAGTCGGCCCGGAAGCCAGGGACGCTTCAAGCCGGGGGGCAGGGCGCGCAGACGCCCGGCGCCGTGCTCGCCACTGCCGCCGCCTTCAGTTTTCTGAATCCGCATGCCCTCCTCGACACGGTGGTCCTGATCGGTGGGGCGAGCGCGGGACTGGAGAATACGGGGCGCGTCGCCTTTCTCCTCGGCACCATCCTCGCCTCGTGGACGTGGTTTTTCAGCCTCGCGCTGCTCGCGGGTCGCCTCGCACCCCTGATGCGCTCGGCGCGGGCGTGGCAGGTGCTCGACGTGCTCGTCGGGTTGATGATGTGGGGCATCGCGGCGGGGCTGTTGCTCGGGCTGCGGGGGTGA
- a CDS encoding winged helix-turn-helix transcriptional regulator, which yields MKYGGAARRRPECGVERTMDVLGGRWTTLIVRELLAGARRFSELRRSLVRISPKTLTTRLRDLEERGIVTRTVYAEVPPRVEYQLTPRGEGLGDIIAAMARWGEAPEVEAPVLTASS from the coding sequence GTGAAGTATGGCGGAGCCGCGCGGCGACGCCCGGAATGCGGCGTGGAGCGCACGATGGACGTGCTCGGCGGGCGCTGGACCACCCTGATCGTGCGCGAGTTGCTGGCCGGAGCGCGGCGCTTCAGCGAGCTTCGGCGCTCGCTCGTGCGGATCTCACCCAAGACGCTGACCACGCGGCTACGCGACCTCGAGGAGCGCGGCATCGTGACCCGGACGGTCTACGCCGAGGTGCCGCCCCGCGTCGAATATCAGCTCACCCCGCGCGGTGAGGGCCTGGGCGACATCATCGCGGCGATGGCCCGCTGGGGCGAGGCGCCGGAGGTGGAAGCCCCGGTCCTGACGGCCTCCTCCTGA